The Arachis duranensis cultivar V14167 chromosome 9, aradu.V14167.gnm2.J7QH, whole genome shotgun sequence genomic sequence TAACAAGATAATTATTACTATACATTgagtttaacaaaataatttttatagtaaaactaaaagaaaaagttaCATGCCCTTTTATTTTAGGGACAATTGATATAACAAGGAGCAAACATGTATATCTATgtatatttgttaattttgaaaCTATTTGTGGTGACAATTGCCACTGTTTCCCCGCCTGAGTCTGTCTCTATAAAAAAACTATTATAATTgcagttaattttatttaatattatagtaagttattaaacaaattcaatgcaaaatttattaaagatgaatttttatgaaatttaaattttagatttttttaattaaaattttagatgtttttattttttaaaaatttaaaagttttttttaagttaaatattGACTGTATAACGTGGCTCCCAAAACTTTTTAACGTGATAATGTAGCGGTGTAACATCAAACCTCTGTTCCATCCACAGaattatgatataatattaaattaagaataatatatggtggaaactcaggtgGTGCAGTGAATTTGACGTAAAGTTAATAATTGAGAgccgttaaataaaaatttagttaaattattcaaataatttaacactttcaaattttaactATCAATTTCATGTAGAGTTAATTGCATATGAGTTTTTACTATAATATATATtccattatatatatttatattttagtatattatttcctctaaaataaaaatttaacgtTATTTTAAGACGAAAGCAATGAAatgaaatgatttttttttagaaagccAAAGATTAAATgaacaaaacatgaaaaaaagagaagtaGCAAGAAAACGCATACTCTATACATACTCTCATTCATACAAAGTAGTAGTTCATTTTATATCACATGCTTGGCTTAGCTTAAACATAAGCAACAAAAACCACAACATACATAAGCCATGGACGTACAACTTTTGTCCTTTATTGGCATATCTTACATGGCCATATGtgattgatatttttattagacatgATCATCATATCACATCATTATTTCTCAATTCCTCGTGTAAACACAAGGTACTCATTCTCCATGGTCACAGTATTAAGCAACACTGAAGTGAAAGACCACGAGTGAAGAGTGTGTGATTGGAATTGTTGTCCAGTAGCGGCTGAGAATCCAACCCTAACATATTCCGGAAGCTCTTTGGCGAAGTCGACCTCATGAGAGAGCTCGTACTTTTTACCATCAGGGTAGGTAGCAGACACTGCCAGGGTTCGACTAGAAGCAGTGTATGTCACAAGAACATTAAGGATTTGATCGTCTCTTCTATCCCATCTCACAGTCTTCGCAGACTTAATGGAATTCACATCGATTCCAATGTGTGTGTAACTTGGATCCCAGGCATTTGAACTTCTGTCAAAAAAGGTGTCGAATTCGACTGCGATGACTTTGTTTGCGGAGGCGTTTAGGGCATTGGCAGGTTCAAAGAGCCCTAAAAGCCCTCCGTTTGAACCGGGCGGTATGGTGGTGTCCGCCGGCGCCAGGAAGACGGCAAGGCCGTCCGCCGGGTGGGACGAGCCCCGTGACTTAAGGGAAAAACTGAATTGGATTTGAAGGTTTGCGAGTCTGTTTGTACTTTTATCCGATAGGTGCACTTGTGCTAAGTACAAGGCTCTCCCAACACTGATTTCATTGCTGTCGGTTCTAGTGAGTTGCAGTACATTTGGGTCAAtgtgtgcatctccttgcaagATTAGGTTTCTTTCAGCTTCTTGTTCGAAGTTATTGAAGCTGAAGGAAAGTGAATCTTGCGAGGTTGCTAGGTTTAGTAGCGTGAGGAAGATGGCTATGgaggaaaagagagagagggttGGCTTGGCCATGGTGTTGTGATTATTGTTGGTAGTGTTTTAATTTGTTACTATGTTTGGTTTGTGTTGTGAAAAAAGAATGTTAACCCTTTGGCTATTTATACCGAGTTTGATGCCACCCATTTTAATTACACTTGTGAACTGGACCCCAAGGTAATTTCCCCATCTACATCAGCCATAGAGCGAGTGCCACTACTTATTACCCCCATTGGCTGGTCATATATAATTAAGGAGAATACTCACATGAtgacatttttatataaagatgaTATTTAATCATATTTAATCAACTTTATCAATTcatctaataatttataatattatcttTATGTGAAGATGTTATCATGAGAAT encodes the following:
- the LOC107467968 gene encoding mannose-specific lectin CML-2, producing MAKPTLSLFSSIAIFLTLLNLATSQDSLSFSFNNFEQEAERNLILQGDAHIDPNVLQLTRTDSNEISVGRALYLAQVHLSDKSTNRLANLQIQFSFSLKSRGSSHPADGLAVFLAPADTTIPPGSNGGLLGLFEPANALNASANKVIAVEFDTFFDRSSNAWDPSYTHIGIDVNSIKSAKTVRWDRRDDQILNVLVTYTASSRTLAVSATYPDGKKYELSHEVDFAKELPEYVRVGFSAATGQQFQSHTLHSWSFTSVLLNTVTMENEYLVFTRGIEK